A region from the Nocardioides coralli genome encodes:
- a CDS encoding DUF4307 domain-containing protein: MTSLAERYGSPSRGRRRLGLVLVAAVVAVAAGWLAWATWFHATPAVQSDQLGYEVVDDNTAVAVVQVRLEDGVTASCRVRAFAEDHVTVGELAFEPEPGRNEVRVRTERRATNVTLLGCTAPGQPRPR, translated from the coding sequence ATGACCTCCCTGGCCGAGCGCTACGGGTCCCCGTCGCGGGGTCGCCGCCGGCTCGGGCTGGTCCTGGTGGCCGCGGTCGTGGCGGTCGCGGCGGGCTGGCTGGCCTGGGCCACGTGGTTCCACGCCACTCCCGCGGTGCAGTCGGACCAGCTGGGCTACGAGGTGGTCGACGACAACACCGCGGTCGCCGTGGTGCAGGTCCGGCTCGAGGACGGCGTGACGGCCAGCTGCCGCGTCCGTGCCTTCGCCGAGGACCACGTCACCGTCGGGGAGCTGGCCTTCGAGCCCGAGCCGGGCCGCAACGAGGTGCGGGTCCGGACCGAGCGTCGGGCCACCAACGTCACCCTCCTCGGGTGCACCGCACCGGGCCAGCCACGGCCCCGGTGA
- a CDS encoding DUF1353 domain-containing protein: MQPEPVDAQPGRFYDGGPIGGSPPVPHEEPQVVLERHVRDGVECFEMERAIAYADRELGELVVPASVEFRTDLTSVPWLFTWLVPRTGAHLPAALLHDGLVAGEDDAVSYVSKAGHVVTRDVADRVFRDAMADTGTGVVRRWVVWSAVAAATIFVGSAAWSRSRWTYYRVAAAGSLGLVVLLGVLATIDLVDLATVLPWMGERPWWSELVGGLSVAVVVPLVLGLTWGRFRVAGMVLGVLLAVLLHVTAALLALTALYQGVERLAQRSPRGALAVAAAVGAVSLLVALTYTLT; this comes from the coding sequence ATGCAGCCCGAACCGGTCGACGCGCAGCCCGGGCGCTTCTACGACGGTGGCCCCATCGGCGGCTCGCCACCGGTTCCCCACGAGGAGCCGCAGGTCGTCCTGGAGCGTCACGTCCGCGACGGCGTGGAGTGCTTCGAGATGGAGCGGGCGATCGCCTACGCCGACCGCGAGCTCGGCGAGCTGGTCGTCCCTGCCAGCGTCGAGTTCCGCACCGACCTGACCTCCGTCCCGTGGCTGTTCACCTGGCTCGTGCCCCGCACCGGTGCCCACCTCCCGGCGGCGCTGCTCCACGACGGCCTGGTCGCCGGCGAGGACGACGCGGTCTCCTACGTCTCGAAGGCGGGCCACGTGGTCACGCGCGACGTCGCCGACCGGGTCTTCCGCGACGCGATGGCCGACACCGGCACCGGCGTCGTCCGCCGCTGGGTCGTCTGGTCGGCGGTCGCCGCCGCCACGATCTTCGTGGGGTCCGCCGCCTGGTCACGCTCCCGCTGGACCTACTACCGGGTGGCTGCCGCCGGGTCCCTCGGACTCGTGGTGCTGCTCGGCGTGCTGGCCACGATCGACCTGGTCGACCTCGCGACGGTGCTGCCGTGGATGGGGGAGCGGCCGTGGTGGTCCGAGCTGGTCGGCGGGCTGTCGGTGGCGGTCGTCGTGCCCCTGGTGCTCGGACTGACGTGGGGTCGGTTCCGGGTCGCCGGGATGGTGCTGGGGGTGCTGCTCGCGGTGCTGCTCCACGTGACGGCGGCCCTATTGGCGTTGACCGCCCTCTACCAAGGGGTCGAGCGGCTGGCACAGCGGTCGCCGCGGGGGGCTCTGGCCGTGGCTGCGGCCGTGGGCGCGGTCAGCCTGCTGGTCGCGCTCACCTACACCCTGACCTAG
- a CDS encoding endonuclease/exonuclease/phosphatase family protein gives MSPRRLTPRTSLVATLVALLAAGALALPLVAVAAGPDPLPRPAPAAKVRAEDRLFKVGTLNILGSNHTRGGDKKRTFRTARLIRKQKLKVLAMQEVQDDQLRWLRKKLPRYRIWPGKRYGGQGLRLQIAWRKARFDLVDHGSIETTFSGFERPVPWVRLKEERTGRRFFVIDVHNSPRDQEADRDSATRKQLRLYNRLRERGGPVMILGDANERREWFCKVTRRTDARAANGGRTTDKRCTPPRPTYIDWIMGGGRLGWRDYDARRVEVSDHPLHTAVARLRKRR, from the coding sequence GTGTCCCCCCGACGCCTGACCCCCCGTACGTCCCTCGTCGCCACCCTCGTCGCGCTGCTCGCCGCCGGCGCGCTGGCGCTCCCGCTCGTGGCTGTCGCGGCCGGCCCCGACCCGCTCCCACGCCCGGCTCCGGCCGCCAAGGTGCGAGCCGAGGACCGATTGTTCAAGGTCGGCACCCTCAACATCCTCGGCAGCAACCACACCCGCGGCGGCGACAAGAAGCGCACCTTCCGGACCGCCCGGCTCATCCGGAAGCAGAAGCTGAAGGTGCTGGCGATGCAGGAGGTCCAGGACGACCAGCTGCGCTGGCTGCGGAAGAAGCTGCCGCGCTACCGGATCTGGCCGGGGAAGCGGTACGGCGGCCAGGGGCTGCGACTCCAGATCGCCTGGCGCAAGGCACGCTTCGACCTCGTCGACCACGGGTCGATCGAGACCACGTTCAGCGGGTTCGAGCGGCCGGTGCCGTGGGTGCGGCTCAAGGAGGAGCGGACCGGGCGCCGGTTCTTCGTCATCGACGTCCACAACTCGCCCCGCGACCAGGAGGCCGACCGCGACAGCGCCACCCGCAAGCAGCTGCGGCTCTACAACCGGCTGCGGGAGCGCGGCGGCCCGGTGATGATCCTCGGCGACGCCAACGAGCGGCGGGAGTGGTTCTGCAAGGTCACCCGTCGCACGGACGCGCGCGCGGCCAACGGCGGTCGGACGACGGACAAGCGGTGCACCCCGCCGCGGCCGACCTACATCGACTGGATCATGGGCGGCGGCCGGCTCGGCTGGCGGGACTACGACGCGCGGCGGGTCGAGGTCAGCGACCACCCGCTCCACACCGCGGTGGCGCGCCTGCGGAAGCGTCGCTGA
- a CDS encoding class I SAM-dependent methyltransferase, with amino-acid sequence MDAQAWDERYAASDLVWSAEPNRFVAAECADLSPGRAVDLAAGEGRNAIWLARRGWDVTAVDFSQVGLDKGRRLAGDTRVDWVRGDATTWRPGAPVDLVVLAYLQLPADTRRAAHRNGFTALAPGGTMLVVAHDSTNLTEGTGGPQDASVLMTAEDVLADLADLDPEVVRAERVSRLVAPGDDHRGEAARTAWDCLVRVRRR; translated from the coding sequence GTGGACGCGCAGGCCTGGGACGAGCGGTACGCCGCGAGCGACCTGGTGTGGTCGGCCGAGCCCAACCGGTTCGTGGCTGCCGAGTGCGCCGACCTGTCGCCGGGTCGGGCGGTCGACCTCGCGGCGGGCGAGGGACGCAACGCGATCTGGCTGGCCCGCCGGGGCTGGGACGTGACCGCGGTCGACTTCTCGCAGGTCGGCCTCGACAAGGGCCGACGGCTGGCCGGCGACACCCGGGTGGACTGGGTCCGCGGCGACGCGACGACGTGGCGGCCGGGCGCGCCCGTGGACCTCGTCGTGCTCGCCTACCTGCAGCTGCCCGCCGACACGCGTCGCGCCGCCCACCGCAACGGGTTCACGGCCCTCGCGCCCGGCGGCACCATGCTGGTGGTGGCACACGACTCCACCAACCTCACCGAGGGCACGGGCGGCCCCCAGGACGCGTCGGTGCTGATGACGGCCGAGGACGTGCTGGCGGACCTCGCCGACCTGGACCCCGAGGTGGTGCGGGCCGAGCGGGTGTCGCGGCTCGTCGCCCCGGGTGACGACCACCGCGGGGAAGCCGCCCGGACCGCCTGGGACTGCCTGGTCCGCGTACGCCGCCGCTGA
- a CDS encoding glutamate mutase L: protein MPSADVVVCVDFGSTFTKASLVDLAAGRIVAAADHPTTIDTDVLEGYAACRAALAAADARARTAPALACSSAGGGLRIAVVGNEELVTAEAGRRVALSSGGKVVAVHALASHVPEGALERTLGHTAPDVVLLTGGTDGGNAESLVAGARALVAAGWSGPVVVAGSVDARDDVTAVLAGVPHVMADNVVPRIGVLAPDPARAAIREIFLEHVIGGKHLSVSDEFARMVRGATPDIVLAGVELLARGLGEDRPGAGDVAVVDVGGATTDVHSVVALDPEDAGLSREVVAVTPVTRTVEGDLGMRWSAVSTVEAAGLDDLAGPAARRHEDPGFLPADDAEADVDEAIARAAVDLALRRHAGRARVVVSPEGRVVERSGKDLREVDLLIGSGGVLRNGRPGVAERVLAGSVGDEVEGGWQLPRAPRVVVDHDYVLCAVGLLAEDHPDAAYRLALGLAGAE, encoded by the coding sequence ATGCCCTCGGCTGACGTCGTCGTCTGCGTCGACTTCGGCTCCACCTTCACGAAGGCCTCCCTCGTCGACCTGGCCGCGGGCCGGATCGTCGCCGCGGCGGACCACCCCACGACCATCGACACCGACGTCCTCGAGGGGTACGCCGCCTGCCGCGCCGCCCTCGCGGCAGCGGACGCCCGCGCCCGCACGGCGCCGGCGCTGGCCTGCTCCAGCGCCGGCGGCGGGCTGCGGATCGCGGTCGTCGGCAACGAGGAGCTGGTCACCGCCGAGGCCGGTCGCCGGGTGGCGCTGTCCAGCGGCGGCAAGGTGGTGGCGGTCCACGCCCTGGCGTCGCACGTGCCCGAGGGTGCGCTGGAGCGCACGCTCGGGCACACGGCGCCTGACGTCGTGCTGCTCACCGGCGGCACCGACGGTGGCAACGCGGAGAGCCTGGTGGCGGGCGCGCGGGCGCTGGTCGCAGCTGGCTGGAGCGGGCCGGTGGTCGTGGCCGGGAGCGTGGACGCGCGCGACGACGTGACGGCGGTCCTGGCCGGGGTGCCTCACGTGATGGCTGACAACGTCGTGCCGCGCATCGGTGTGCTGGCGCCCGACCCTGCCCGGGCGGCGATCCGCGAGATCTTCCTCGAGCACGTGATCGGGGGCAAGCACCTGAGCGTCAGCGACGAGTTCGCCCGGATGGTGCGCGGCGCGACCCCCGACATCGTGCTGGCGGGGGTCGAGCTGTTGGCGCGCGGCCTGGGCGAGGACCGTCCCGGGGCCGGCGACGTCGCCGTCGTCGACGTCGGCGGCGCCACCACGGACGTCCACAGCGTCGTCGCGCTGGACCCGGAGGACGCCGGGCTGTCCCGCGAGGTGGTGGCGGTCACGCCGGTCACCCGTACGGTCGAGGGCGACCTCGGCATGCGGTGGTCGGCGGTCTCGACCGTGGAGGCGGCGGGCCTCGACGACCTCGCCGGTCCGGCCGCCCGACGTCACGAGGACCCCGGGTTCCTGCCGGCCGACGACGCCGAGGCCGATGTCGACGAGGCCATCGCCCGAGCGGCGGTGGACCTCGCGCTGCGCCGGCACGCGGGACGTGCCCGGGTCGTCGTCAGCCCCGAGGGCCGTGTCGTCGAGCGCAGCGGCAAGGACCTGCGCGAGGTCGACCTGCTGATCGGCTCCGGCGGCGTGCTGCGCAACGGCCGGCCGGGAGTGGCCGAGCGGGTCCTCGCCGGCAGCGTGGGTGACGAGGTCGAGGGCGGCTGGCAGCTCCCGCGGGCCCCCCGGGTCGTCGTCGACCACGACTACGTCCTGTGTGCGGTGGGCCTGCTCGCCGAGGACCACCCCGACGCGGCGTACCGCCTGGCCCTCGGGCTCGCGGGTGCTGAGTAG
- a CDS encoding thioredoxin domain-containing protein, whose translation MPNRLAGATSPYLLQHAENPVDWWEWGSEAFAEARRRDVPVLLSVGYAACHWCHVMAHESFEDEATAAYLNEHFVSVKVDREERPDVDAVYMNATTAMTGHGGWPMTCVLDHDGNPFFAGTYFPDQPRHGQPSFRQLLEALVDAWRTRGDEVRRVAGNLRAHLNQSLATTPAPVGEDTLTAAVTLLRREFDERSAGFGGAPKFPPSMVLAFLLLRDGEAEHAMAARTLEAMARGGIHDQLGGGFARYSVDSEWVVPHFEKMLYDNALLLQAYARWETDLGRRAVAGIADFLLAELRTGEGGFASALDADSEGAEGTYYVWTPEQLTDVLGPDDGPWAARLLGVTTAGTFEHGTSVLQLREEPEDPDRWTRCRQRLLEARARRVRPARDDKVVAAWNGLAISGLCASGTLLDRPRDLDAAVAAADLLWRVHADHGRLRRVSRDGVVGTPAGVLEDHGCVATGFLDLLQATGDPVWLERAGAVVDAALDHFAAGDGGFNDTADDAEQLVARPRDPSDNASPSGLSSMVHALSTYAALTGSGRHRDAAEAALASVAQLAERAPRFAGWSLAAAQRMLDGPEEIAVVGPAGAERDALARVARRRPGAVVVVADGPRDDIPLLVGRDAVDGRPAAYVCRGLVCERPVTDPEALRR comes from the coding sequence ATGCCCAACCGGTTGGCCGGCGCGACCTCGCCGTACCTGCTCCAGCACGCCGAAAACCCTGTCGACTGGTGGGAGTGGGGGAGCGAGGCGTTCGCGGAGGCTCGCCGTCGAGACGTCCCGGTCCTGCTGAGCGTCGGGTACGCCGCCTGCCACTGGTGCCACGTGATGGCGCACGAGTCCTTCGAGGACGAGGCGACGGCGGCCTACCTCAACGAGCACTTCGTCAGCGTCAAGGTGGACCGCGAGGAGCGACCCGACGTCGACGCGGTCTACATGAACGCCACCACCGCGATGACCGGCCACGGCGGCTGGCCGATGACCTGCGTGCTCGACCACGACGGCAACCCGTTCTTCGCCGGCACCTACTTCCCCGACCAGCCGCGGCACGGGCAGCCCAGCTTCCGCCAGCTGCTCGAGGCACTGGTCGACGCGTGGCGCACCCGCGGCGACGAGGTACGCCGGGTGGCCGGCAACCTGCGCGCCCACCTCAACCAGTCGCTCGCCACCACTCCTGCGCCGGTGGGCGAGGACACGCTCACAGCCGCTGTGACGCTGCTGCGCCGCGAGTTCGACGAGCGGAGTGCCGGCTTCGGCGGTGCACCGAAGTTCCCGCCCTCGATGGTGCTCGCCTTCCTGCTGCTCCGGGACGGCGAGGCGGAGCACGCGATGGCGGCCCGCACCCTCGAGGCGATGGCCCGCGGCGGCATCCACGACCAGCTCGGAGGCGGCTTCGCCCGCTACAGCGTCGACAGCGAGTGGGTGGTGCCCCACTTCGAGAAGATGCTCTACGACAACGCCCTGCTGCTGCAGGCCTACGCCCGGTGGGAGACGGACCTCGGCCGTCGGGCCGTCGCCGGCATCGCCGACTTCCTGCTCGCAGAGCTGCGCACCGGCGAGGGCGGCTTCGCCTCCGCGCTGGACGCCGACTCCGAGGGCGCCGAGGGCACCTACTACGTCTGGACACCGGAGCAGCTCACCGACGTCCTCGGGCCCGACGACGGGCCGTGGGCGGCGCGGCTGCTCGGCGTCACCACGGCCGGCACCTTCGAGCACGGCACGTCCGTGCTGCAGCTGAGGGAGGAACCCGAGGACCCCGACCGCTGGACGCGCTGCCGGCAGCGGCTGCTGGAGGCCCGCGCGCGACGCGTGCGGCCCGCCCGCGACGACAAGGTGGTCGCGGCCTGGAACGGCCTGGCGATCAGCGGCCTCTGCGCCTCGGGCACCCTGCTCGACCGGCCGCGCGACCTCGACGCGGCCGTGGCCGCCGCGGACCTGCTGTGGCGGGTCCACGCGGACCACGGCCGGCTCCGCCGCGTGTCGCGCGACGGCGTGGTCGGCACGCCGGCCGGGGTGCTCGAGGACCACGGCTGCGTGGCGACCGGGTTCCTCGACCTGCTCCAGGCGACCGGCGACCCGGTGTGGCTCGAGCGTGCCGGCGCGGTGGTCGACGCGGCCCTCGACCACTTCGCGGCAGGCGACGGCGGCTTCAACGACACGGCCGATGACGCCGAGCAGCTCGTCGCCCGACCCCGCGACCCGTCCGACAACGCCTCTCCCTCCGGGCTGTCGTCGATGGTGCACGCCCTGAGCACGTACGCCGCGCTCACCGGCTCCGGCCGCCACCGCGACGCGGCCGAGGCCGCGCTGGCCTCGGTGGCCCAGCTCGCCGAGCGGGCGCCGCGGTTCGCGGGCTGGTCGCTGGCGGCGGCGCAGCGGATGCTCGACGGTCCCGAGGAGATCGCCGTCGTCGGCCCCGCCGGGGCGGAGCGTGACGCGCTGGCGCGCGTGGCGCGGCGACGCCCCGGGGCGGTCGTGGTCGTGGCCGACGGGCCCCGCGACGACATCCCGCTGCTGGTGGGCCGCGACGCCGTCGACGGCCGCCCGGCGGCGTACGTCTGCCGGGGACTGGTCTGCGAGCGGCCGGTCACCGATCCGGAGGCGCTGCGCCGCTGA
- the ilvA gene encoding threonine ammonia-lyase — translation MTDLPSPEDMVRARELLEGVAVTTPMEESRWLSALAGGPVKLKCENLQRTGSFKARGAYVRMARLSDEERSAGVVAASAGNHAQGVALAAQMLGIKATVFMPEGAPIPKEKATRAYGADVVFEGRYLENALKRAREFSEETGAVLIHPFDHVDIVAGQASCGLEILEQAPEVRTVMVPTGGGGLLAGIALAVKTHKPDVRVVGIQAEGAAAFPGSLAAGSPRALESMSTMADGIAVGLPGDVTFAAVRDYVDDVVTVSEESLSQALLALIERAKMVVEPAGAAAVAALLDDPTAYETPTVAVLSGGNIDPLLLGKVIRHGMASAGRYLYLRVNIPDRPGGLARLLTELGEAGANILEVAHERISPSLDIDEVEVRIQMETRGEPHAERVMTRLRECGYRVFE, via the coding sequence GTGACCGACCTGCCGAGTCCTGAGGACATGGTGCGTGCCCGCGAGCTGCTCGAGGGCGTCGCGGTCACGACTCCGATGGAGGAGTCGCGGTGGCTCTCCGCCCTGGCGGGCGGGCCCGTGAAGCTGAAGTGCGAGAACCTCCAGCGCACCGGCTCGTTCAAGGCCCGGGGCGCCTACGTCCGGATGGCCAGGCTCAGCGACGAGGAGCGCTCCGCCGGGGTGGTGGCGGCGTCGGCCGGCAACCACGCCCAGGGCGTGGCCCTGGCAGCGCAGATGCTGGGCATCAAGGCGACGGTCTTCATGCCGGAGGGCGCGCCGATCCCCAAGGAGAAGGCCACCCGTGCCTACGGCGCCGACGTGGTCTTCGAGGGGCGCTACCTCGAGAACGCGCTGAAGCGGGCCCGCGAGTTCTCCGAGGAGACCGGCGCGGTGCTGATCCACCCCTTCGACCACGTCGACATCGTGGCCGGCCAGGCCAGCTGCGGGCTGGAGATCCTGGAGCAGGCGCCCGAGGTCCGGACCGTGATGGTCCCGACCGGTGGTGGTGGCCTCCTGGCCGGCATCGCGCTCGCCGTCAAGACCCACAAGCCCGACGTCCGGGTGGTCGGGATCCAGGCCGAGGGTGCGGCCGCGTTCCCGGGTTCGCTCGCGGCGGGGTCGCCCCGGGCGCTGGAGTCGATGTCGACCATGGCCGACGGCATCGCGGTCGGCCTGCCCGGCGATGTCACCTTCGCCGCGGTGCGGGACTACGTCGACGACGTGGTCACCGTGTCGGAGGAGTCGCTCTCCCAGGCGCTGCTGGCGCTGATCGAGCGCGCCAAGATGGTGGTCGAACCGGCCGGTGCGGCCGCGGTGGCGGCCCTGCTCGACGACCCGACGGCGTACGAGACGCCGACGGTCGCGGTGCTCTCCGGCGGCAACATCGACCCGCTGCTGCTGGGCAAGGTGATCCGGCACGGCATGGCCTCGGCCGGCCGCTACCTCTACCTGCGCGTCAACATCCCCGACCGGCCCGGCGGCCTGGCGCGGCTGCTGACGGAGCTGGGGGAGGCGGGCGCCAACATCCTCGAGGTCGCCCACGAGCGGATCTCCCCCAGCCTGGACATCGACGAGGTCGAGGTCCGGATCCAGATGGAGACCCGGGGGGAGCCGCACGCGGAGCGCGTGATGACCCGCCTCCGCGAGTGTGGCTACCGCGTCTTCGAGTGA
- the greA gene encoding transcription elongation factor GreA, with the protein MTQSAQPTQVWLTQKTYDRLNAELEDLRGPRRQEVIERISAARDEGDLKENGGYHAAKDEQGKIEARIIQLEEMLSQASTETSDDDGVVSPGKLVTYRYAGDDEDEQFLLGAREVDDDHEDVEVFSPQSPLGSAMVGATRGSTVDFEAPNGKTLKIEVVDAVPFRE; encoded by the coding sequence ATGACGCAGTCCGCACAGCCGACTCAGGTCTGGCTGACCCAGAAGACCTACGACCGGCTCAACGCCGAGCTCGAGGATCTGCGGGGTCCCCGGCGCCAGGAGGTCATCGAGCGCATCAGCGCCGCCCGCGACGAGGGCGACCTCAAGGAGAACGGCGGCTACCACGCGGCCAAGGACGAGCAGGGCAAGATCGAGGCCCGCATCATCCAGCTCGAGGAGATGCTCAGCCAGGCCAGCACCGAGACCTCCGACGACGACGGCGTCGTCTCCCCGGGCAAGCTGGTGACCTACCGCTACGCCGGTGACGACGAGGACGAGCAGTTCCTCCTCGGGGCCCGGGAGGTCGACGACGATCACGAGGACGTCGAGGTCTTCTCGCCGCAGTCCCCGCTCGGCTCCGCCATGGTGGGCGCCACCCGGGGCTCGACGGTCGACTTCGAGGCTCCCAACGGCAAGACCCTCAAGATCGAGGTCGTCGACGCCGTCCCCTTCCGGGAGTGA
- a CDS encoding AI-2E family transporter translates to MTTEASPPPEPEGAEEQRRRLLARFNRGQDDSLAERFVQQWAEARAERRAAPPPITAGVSNLERAQVPYGVDLAASWAWRFLVIAGAAYIVLWLLAYFAVITVPLAVALLAAALSSPAVRRLSRWGVPSGLGSLVVVLVGLGSVGLLLTFVGQQVAVGAADLADSVADGIGRISTWLQTGPLQASESQINETLQGMQEAITASTEEGGVLTRTLEVGTAVGHVVAGFFIVLFATYFFLADGERIWSWVVRLAPRAARERVDTSGRVAWGSLTKFVRATVLVAAVDAAGVMIVAAVLGVPFVLAIGVLVFLGAFVPMVGATIAGAVAVLVALVDQGPITALLMLGGVILVQQIEGHVLQPFLMGRFVSIHPLGVILAIGCGVLVAGIAGALIAVPLVAAGNAVVQHLASYTEVGSGDPERELEEDYDEVGADPPDTEGSNGDRPAES, encoded by the coding sequence GTGACCACCGAGGCCAGCCCCCCGCCGGAGCCGGAGGGCGCCGAGGAGCAGCGCCGGCGGCTGCTGGCGCGGTTCAACCGCGGGCAGGACGACAGCCTCGCCGAGCGGTTCGTGCAGCAATGGGCGGAGGCCCGGGCCGAGCGTCGTGCCGCCCCGCCCCCCATCACCGCCGGCGTGAGCAACCTCGAGCGCGCCCAGGTCCCCTACGGCGTCGACCTCGCCGCCTCCTGGGCCTGGCGGTTTCTCGTGATCGCCGGCGCCGCCTACATCGTGCTCTGGCTCCTGGCCTACTTCGCGGTCATCACCGTGCCCCTGGCCGTGGCGCTGCTGGCCGCGGCCCTCAGCTCGCCCGCCGTACGCCGACTCAGCCGGTGGGGTGTGCCCAGCGGGCTCGGCTCGCTGGTGGTCGTGCTGGTGGGCCTGGGCAGCGTGGGTCTGCTGCTGACCTTCGTGGGCCAGCAGGTGGCCGTGGGTGCCGCCGACCTCGCCGACTCGGTCGCCGACGGCATCGGGCGGATCAGCACCTGGTTGCAGACCGGCCCGCTCCAGGCCAGTGAGTCGCAGATCAACGAGACCCTGCAGGGGATGCAGGAGGCGATCACGGCCAGCACCGAGGAGGGCGGTGTCCTGACCCGGACCCTCGAGGTCGGTACCGCGGTCGGCCACGTGGTCGCCGGCTTCTTCATCGTGCTGTTCGCCACCTACTTCTTCCTGGCCGACGGCGAGCGGATCTGGTCCTGGGTGGTGCGGCTCGCCCCGCGGGCGGCGCGCGAACGCGTCGACACCAGCGGCCGGGTGGCCTGGGGCAGCCTGACGAAGTTCGTCCGGGCGACGGTGCTGGTGGCGGCCGTCGACGCGGCCGGGGTGATGATCGTGGCCGCCGTGCTCGGCGTGCCGTTCGTGCTCGCGATCGGGGTCCTGGTGTTCCTCGGCGCGTTCGTCCCGATGGTCGGGGCGACGATCGCAGGCGCCGTCGCCGTGCTGGTCGCGCTCGTCGACCAGGGACCGATCACGGCGCTGCTCATGCTGGGCGGCGTGATCCTGGTCCAGCAGATCGAGGGTCACGTGCTCCAGCCGTTCCTCATGGGCCGCTTCGTGTCGATCCACCCCCTCGGCGTGATCCTCGCGATCGGCTGCGGGGTGCTCGTGGCCGGCATCGCCGGGGCGCTCATCGCCGTACCGCTCGTCGCGGCCGGCAACGCGGTGGTCCAGCACCTGGCCAGCTACACCGAGGTGGGGTCCGGCGACCCCGAGCGGGAGCTCGAGGAGGACTACGACGAGGTGGGGGCAGACCCGCCCGACACGGAAGGAAGCAACGGTGACCGACCTGCCGAGTCCTGA
- the mca gene encoding mycothiol conjugate amidase Mca, whose amino-acid sequence MSQRPRAGFRLMHVHAHPDDESSKGAASTARYVDEGVDVHVVTCTGGERGSILNPKMDRPEILANISEVRRQEMERARDILGVRQDWLGFVDSGWPEGDPKPPLPEGCFARIPVEEAAVPLVRLMREFRPHVVTTYDERGGYPHPDHVQCNRVAVAAFHAAGDAAAYPDLGEPWQPLKLYYHHSFNRPRTQALHDAMLAHALESPYAERLKEWVPEPEWDARITTRVPCADYFGVRDQALLAHATQIDPDGHWFAIPREIQEKAWPTEDYELVVSHVDAPTPEDDLFAGIPTPR is encoded by the coding sequence ATGTCGCAGCGCCCCCGGGCAGGCTTCCGCCTGATGCACGTGCACGCCCACCCCGACGACGAGTCGAGCAAGGGGGCCGCCTCGACCGCGCGCTACGTCGACGAGGGCGTCGACGTGCACGTGGTCACCTGCACGGGCGGCGAGCGGGGATCCATCCTCAACCCGAAGATGGACCGTCCCGAGATCCTCGCCAACATCTCCGAGGTGCGCCGGCAGGAGATGGAGCGGGCCCGCGACATCCTCGGCGTGCGCCAGGACTGGCTCGGTTTCGTCGACTCGGGGTGGCCCGAGGGTGACCCGAAGCCGCCGCTGCCGGAGGGCTGCTTCGCGCGGATCCCCGTGGAGGAGGCGGCGGTCCCCCTGGTCCGGCTGATGCGCGAGTTCCGACCCCACGTCGTGACGACGTACGACGAGCGCGGCGGCTACCCGCACCCCGACCACGTGCAGTGCAACCGGGTGGCGGTCGCGGCCTTCCACGCCGCCGGCGACGCCGCCGCCTACCCCGACCTCGGTGAGCCGTGGCAGCCGCTGAAGCTCTACTACCACCACTCGTTCAACCGGCCGCGCACGCAGGCGCTCCACGACGCGATGCTGGCCCACGCGCTCGAGTCGCCCTACGCCGAGCGGCTCAAGGAGTGGGTGCCGGAGCCGGAGTGGGACGCCCGGATCACCACGCGCGTGCCCTGCGCCGACTACTTCGGGGTCCGCGACCAGGCCCTGCTCGCCCACGCGACCCAGATCGACCCCGACGGCCACTGGTTCGCCATCCCGCGGGAGATCCAGGAGAAGGCCTGGCCCACCGAGGACTACGAGCTCGTCGTGTCCCACGTCGACGCACCCACGCCGGAGGACGACCTCTTCGCCGGGATCCCGACACCGCGGTGA